The proteins below come from a single Bacteroidales bacterium genomic window:
- a CDS encoding phosphoribosylformylglycinamidine synthase subunit PurQ encodes MTKSLILTGFGINCEIEMGAAYKNAGAEVTIVHFNEILNGTYNLHDFDILNFPGGFSFGDDIASGKVMSNKVKYKKMQSGQTFIEEIDKFIKDGKYILGICNGFQILVQLGLLPNLKNDYEPEVALVANNSNKYEDRWVYCKVNSDVKTPFLKNIDLLPVPVRHGEGKLVIKDDATRKQIKDNNLIALQYADKNGKITDEYPKNPNGAEFSIAGLTDPMGQIFGLMPHPEAFLSFYNHPNWAKLKQEGKEIKRENTGQAIFDNIIKHIER; translated from the coding sequence TACTAACCGGCTTCGGAATAAACTGCGAAATAGAAATGGGAGCTGCATACAAAAATGCAGGTGCAGAAGTAACAATAGTTCATTTCAATGAAATTTTAAACGGAACATACAATCTGCACGACTTCGATATACTGAATTTTCCGGGCGGTTTCTCTTTCGGTGATGATATTGCTTCCGGAAAAGTAATGTCCAACAAGGTGAAATATAAGAAGATGCAAAGCGGACAGACCTTTATTGAAGAAATTGATAAATTCATAAAAGACGGAAAATACATTCTCGGAATTTGCAACGGTTTTCAGATACTTGTTCAACTCGGACTTCTTCCGAATTTAAAAAACGATTACGAACCCGAAGTTGCATTAGTTGCCAATAACTCAAATAAATACGAAGATCGTTGGGTATATTGCAAAGTCAATTCCGACGTTAAAACACCGTTTTTAAAAAACATTGATTTATTGCCTGTTCCCGTGCGTCACGGAGAAGGGAAATTGGTAATTAAAGACGATGCAACAAGAAAACAAATTAAAGATAATAATCTTATTGCTTTGCAATATGCCGATAAAAACGGAAAAATAACCGATGAATATCCAAAAAACCCCAACGGAGCAGAATTCAGCATTGCCGGATTAACCGACCCTATGGGGCAAATTTTCGGACTTATGCCGCACCCCGAAGCATTTTTGAGTTTTTATAACCACCCGAATTGGGCAAAATTAAAACAAGAAGGAAAAGAAATAAAACGAGAAAACACGGGACAAGCAATCTTTGATAACATTATTAAACATATAGAACGCTGA